In Anopheles gambiae chromosome 2, idAnoGambNW_F1_1, whole genome shotgun sequence, a single window of DNA contains:
- the LOC1278480 gene encoding transcription elongation regulator 1: protein MSTEVDKPLPNEAESTEEVSNAGTIDGDSVVASASEQHTSPSAADSTLEENKVSPIKNGAGLLGSAPSKLANTVATDLWVETKTADGKSYYYHAISRETTWTRPEGPNVNVMTQAEVEALNKQQQQQQHTKSAEQKVIEVNASSASDIPVSSATIPAVIPLHTAMTRFTGPPPSFGMAPFGMPPPNFTSFPPWNPPAVGSGQNWSIGQTLPLDAAKQAMNEIKLNEIDPSIVARATVWSEHTAPDGRMFYYNASKGESVWEKPQALRDLEKAKLTVWNAKQKSKAPPSVPPFLAPPIPPQMPLMSAMQAPPATGLKIQQFPSPLATAAIGPVSGSGVRLQQLPVAASGVVFDPITFMAKNEKAAAEEERKRKLEQEKKRKEDEEKAKSNKPQDKSRPISSTPISGTPWCVVWTGDGRVFFYNPSTRTSVWERPEELKERADVDKAVLVPPQQLLGTVAPKELDGVTNSKGQTVLGTGNSATATLAESDGGQTASGGNTNEPRSAQSDSESSVDEDGEHPSKKLKSDLEAVMKSTHSLGSNRSGTDPEKEAIAMEAEARAARERTLIPLDVRMKSFREMLRELDVSAFSTWEKELHKIVYDARYLLLTSKERKQVFEKYVKDRADEERREKRNKMRQKRDDFRALMDAAHLHGKSSFSEFAQKYGKDERFKVIEKIRERESLFNEYIVEIRKREKEEKQIRKEQIRKDFLTMLRERSDINRHTRFSDIRKKVESDSRYKAITEHSQREELFEDHIKALKEEKRKAKEKEREKELKERNSRSEQRSSRKSRDRSRDRRSRSNDREASQSAKGASNHDGTANNNNDEDEGEDCNTSDEDEIERQQRERERKARAEASIKEREKEVQRTLATHLRDRDKERQHHQRDEAMRHFNALLADLVRNADLTWKEVKKLLKKDHRWELISMLDRDDRERLFNEHISNLVRKKRDKFREMLDEIPSLELTSSWKDIKKSIRDDPRYLKYNSSERGEREFRDYIKDKTANAKLAFRELLQECKFITHKSFELYRENANHLREVEDILRNDSRYLILHHIAGERTQMILAHLEELHKRGPPPPPTASESLRRK from the exons ATGAGCACCGAAGTAGATAAACCATTACCAAACGAAGCAGAGAGCACGGAGGAGGTTAGTAATGCAGGAACTATAGACGGTGATTCGGTCGTGGCTTCTGCATCGGAGCAACACACATCTCCATCGGCTGCAGATTCCACATTGGAAGAAAATAAAGTATCACCTATCAAAAATGGTGCCGGTCTTCTCGGTTCAGCACCATCGAAACTGGCCAATACGGTCGCAACT GATTTATGGGTGGAAACTAAAACTGCTGACGGCAAATCGTACTATTATCATGCCATAAGTCGCGAAACGACATGGACCCGCCCGGAAGGTCCTAATGTGAACGTGATGACACAGGCAGAAGTAGAGGCTctcaacaaacagcaacagcagcagcaacatacGAAGTCTGCTGAACAAAAGGTCATTGAGGTAAATGCAAGTTCTGCGTCCGATATACCGGTTAGTTCAGCAACAATACCAGCCGTTATTCCATTGCATACCGCGATGACGCGCTTTACCGGACCTCCGCCTTCGTTTGGGATGGCTCCCTTTGGAATGCCTCCACCTAATTTCACCAGTTTTCCACCATGGAACCCGCCAGCAGTCGGCAGTGGACAAAATTGGTCCATTGGTCAAACCCTTCCCTTAGATGCTGCCAAGCAAGCGATGAACGAAATTAAGCTAAATGAAATTGATCCGTCGATCGTTGCTAGGGCTACGGTTTGGAGCGAGCATACTGCACCCGATGGACGAATGTTCTACTACAACGCCTCAAAGGGAGAAAGTGTTTGGGAGAAGCCGCAAGCCTTGCGTGACTTGGAaa AGGCAAAATTGACTGTGTGGAATGCAAAGCAGAAATCCAAAGCACCTCCTTCGGTTCCGCCTTTCTTGGCACCACCGATACCACCCCAGATGCCGCTAATGTCTGCCATGCAGGCACCGCCTGCTACGGGGCTAAAGATACAGCAGTTTCCTTCTCCTCTTGCAACTGCAGCTATTGGACCGGTGTCTGGATCGGGTGTGCGGCTTCAGCAGTTGCCCGTCGCTGCGTCAGGTGTTGTGTTTGATCCTATTACATTTATGGCTAAGAATGAAAAGGCTGCCGCGGAAGAAGAACGAAAGCGAAAGCTAGAGCAAGAGAAGAAACgcaaagaagatgaagaaaagGCCAAATCCAACAAGCCGCAAGATAAAAGTCGCCCTATTTCTAGCACTCCAATCAGCGGTACTCCATGGTGCGTGGTTTGGACCGGCGATGGACGAGTTTTCTTTTACAACCCTTCAACCCGTACCTCGGTATGGGAAAGACCGGAAGAGCTGAAAGAGCGCGCAGACGTCGATAAGGCGGTGCTTGTGCCCCCACAGCAGCTTCTGGGTACGGTGGCTCCGAAAGAATTGGACGGGGTGACAAATAGCAAGGGACAAACAGTGTTAGGCACAGGAAACTCAGCTACTGCAACATTGGCAGAAAGTGACGGTGGACAAACTGCCAGCGGTGGTAATACAAACGAGCCACGGTCCGCCCAAAGCGATTCGGAGTCTAGCGTGGACGAGGATGGTGAACATCCAAGCAAAAAGCTGAAATCCGATCTGGAAGCAGTTATGAAATCAACGCATTCCCTTGGCAGCAATCGTTCTGGCACTGATCCGGAAAAGGAAGCTATAGCAATGGAGGCTGAAGCAAGAGCAGCTCGCGAGCGAACATTAATACCGCTAGACGTCCGTATGAAATCGTTTCGGGAAATGCTTCGGGAGTTGGATGTATCTGCTTTTAGTACTTGGGAAAAGGAGCTTCATAAAATTGTGTACGATGCACGTTATCTACTTCTGACCTCCAAAGAACGTAAACAGGTTTTCGAGAAGTACGTGAAAGACCGAGCAGATGAAGAGCGACGAGAGAAGCGTAACAAAATGCGCCAAAAGCGCGATGATTTCCGCGCCCTTATGGATGCGGCCCATTTGCATGGAAA GTCATCGTTTAGCGAATTTGCTCAGAAGTATGGCAAAGATGAACGATTCAAGGTAATTGAAAAAATCCGCGAACGCGAAAGCTTGTTTAATGAGTATATTGTGGAAATTCGGAAGCgcgaaaaggaggaaaaacaaattcGCAAAGAGCAG ATAAGAAAAGATTTTCTTACTATGCTTCGTGAAAGAAGCGATATAAACCGTCACACACGGTTTAGCGACATCCGCAAAAAAGTGGAAAGTGATAGCCGTTATAAAGCGATCACAGAGCACTCACAACGCGAAGAACTGTTTGAGGACCATATCAAGGCactcaaagaagaaaaacgcaaggcaaaggagaaggaaagagaaaaggaGCTAAAGGAACGTAACAGCCGCAGCGAACAGCGCAGTTCGCGTAAATCAAGAGATCGGTCGCGCGATCGCCGCAGTCGCTCAAATGATCGGGAGGCAAGTCAATCGGCAAAGGGTGCTAGCAACCATGACGGCACTGCAAACAATAACAATGACGAGGACGAAGGCGAGGATTGTAACACGTCGGATGAAGATGAAATTGAGCGACAACAAAGAGAGCGTGAACGCAAAGCGCGTGCAGAGGCCAGTATTAAGGAACGCGAGAAGGAAGTGCAGCGTACATTAGCTACTCATTTGCGTGATCGCGACAAGGAGCGGCAGCATCACCAGAGAGATGAAGCTATGCGTCATTTTAACGCTTTGTTGGCCGATCTGGTGCGCAATGCAGACCTCACGTGGAAGGAGGTAAAAAAGCTGCTGAAAAAAGATCACCGTTGGGAATTAATTTCCATGCTGGACCGAGACGATCGTGAAAG ACTGTTCAACGAACACATTTCTAACTTGGTGCGCAAGAAACGCGATAAGTTCCGCGAAATGTTGGATGAAATTCCTTCCCTTGAACTAACCTCTTCCTGGAAagacataaaaaaaagtattcgtgATGATCCACGATACTTGAAATACAACAGCAGTGAACGG GGCGAGCGAGAATTTCGAGACTACATCAAAGACAAGACGGCGAATGCAAAACTTGCTTTTCGAGAACTGCTGCAGGAATGTAAGTTTATTACTCATAAAAGCTTTGAATTATACCGTGAAAATGCAAATCATTTGCGTGAAGTAGAAGACATTTTGCGAAACGATAGCCGCTATTTGATACTACATCATATAGCAGGGGAGCGCACGCAAATGATTTTAGCTCACTTAGAGGAACTGCATAAGCGCGGACCGCCGCCCCCTCCAACTGCCAGCGAATCTTTACGACGAAAGTAG
- the LOC1278479 gene encoding THO complex subunit 5 homolog, translated as MVSKPESADSSSDKKRRKTSNSNAVDNSSSNAKTLKEDVYMNTIAFEEQEASKRSPIKDANLFHATCDELRSIFADIAKLKADSSEDAKQKIAEKRIEGSLAFVLLKKLNRLDKVRIREGRDALHKEKLRVDSNRLQLQNLLYEAEHLKREVQRCYMFKSQDEEIELVPVEEFYEQAPESVSRPEQTKADEHARRIARLEWELQQRKELDAHLKELLTLKQAVEKDIVGKTERLDSLGPRLRDLLIATRPLQEALEMPIEKGWKTRKTVRLLPQPLYLLYANVTAYGEACDHLLTTSIHGDEEEAKQIAASGNTYESEAHCGRESGSNSHDRVDSDNDENDHDVDRGMKKRHHRGHMKTNLAEQRREKLFKPHPLSVTIKIRAKDYSSSLSPDSPGPGLSLTFFYLPNMQVVTMNIALVDFHSVGAAASDVLSTDSVLNELFCGDRGEECPNPKIKYQLQDLSIDINQLACLLKERNLGSPFLWVQKICGLEYISTAYTCVRGLDVGNDNLETGDKLHETIPSIIHSVRARWEARLKLYKQIHDLESKMIDTSVNDEHGHPIRISSTVLQWSSISFEDYVSSGVAGMFLEDSIATASDLYFRAIVIRGSAKLESYICVPCRYPDASPLWSFSLHWNGKHTSVSNSSVREMEYWCNSLSALEHSCDILPKQLKRAMSCLDIYLETEGPYYAPAEFTQDKSFLKPFRGRTRAQPFRIAPNGSSSLFTQI; from the exons ATGGTCAGCAAGCCGGAAAGTGCTGATTCCAGCTCCGACAAGAAACGCCGCAAAACGAGCAATTCTAACGCGGTGGATAATTCGTCGTCGAATGCTAAAACATTGAAGGAGGATGTTTAcatg AATACAATCGCTTTTGAGGAACAGGAGGCTAGCAAACGCTCACCAATTAAAGATGCGAACTTGTTCCATGCCACCTGTGATGAACTGAGATCAATATTTGCGGACATCGCTAAACTGAAGGCGGACAGCTCGGAGGATGCGAAGCAGAAGATTGCCGAGAAACGAATCGAAGGATCGTTGGCATTTGTGTTGTTGAAAAAGCTGAATCGCCTTGATAAAGTGCGCATTCGGGAAGGCCGCGATGCTCTGCACAAGGAAAAGCTACGTGTCGACAGCAATCGTTTGCAGTTGCAAAATTTACTATACGAAGCAGAACATTTGAAGCGCGAAGTACAGCGTTGTTACATGTTCAAGAGTCAAGATGAAGAAATCGAACTTGTGCCGGTGGAGGAGTTTTACGAGCAAGCTCCAGAATCGGTGTCCCGAccagaacaaacaaaagcggACGAACATGCACGGCGCATCGCCCGACTGGAATgggagctgcagcagcgcaaAGAGCTCGATGCTCACCTGAAGGAACTGCTCACTCTAAAGCAAGCCGTTGAAAAGGATATTGTAGGCAAAACGGAGCGCCTGGATTCGTTGGGTCCCCGTCTGCGCGATTTACTAATCGCAACCAGACCACTGCAAGAGGCACTAGAAATGCCCATCGAGAAAGGCTGGAAAACGAGGAAAACAGTTCGACTGCTTCCGCAACCCTTGTATCTGCTCTATGCCAACGTTACTGCATATGGCGAAGCTTGCG ATCATCTGCTCACGACGTCGATACATGGTGATGAAGAGGAAGCGAAGCAAATAGCTGCATCTGGAAATACGTATGAATCGGAAGCTCACTGTGGTCGCGAATCCGGCAGCAATTCGCACGATCGCGTTGACTCGGACAATGACGAAAACGATCATGACGTAGACCGGGGCATGAAAAAGCGGCATCACCGGGGGCATATGAAAACAAATCTAGCAGAACAACGGCGCGAGAAACTTTTCAAACCACATCCTCTTAGTGTGACGATAAAGATCCGGGCAAAGGATTACTCGTCATCCCTCTCTCCCGATTCACCCGGTCCGGGACTTTCGTTGACGTTTTTCTATCTGCCCAACATGCAGGTGGTAACCATGAACATTGCTTTAGTAGATTTTCATTCTGTAGGGGCAGCAGCAAGCGACGTTCTCTCCACCGACAGCGTGCTGAATGAGCTGTTCTGCGGAGATAGAGGAGAGGAATGTCCCAATCCAAAGATAAAATACCAGCTGCAGGATCTTTCAATAGACATCAATCAACTGGCATGCTTGCTAAAGGAAAGGAATCTCGGCAGCCCTTTTCTTTGGGTGCAGAAAATTTGCGGTCTAGAGTACATTTCGACGGCGTACACATGCGTTCGAGGACTTGACGTCGGAAATGACAACCTAGAGACTGGCGATAAATTGCATGAAACCATCCCGTCAATCATCCACTCCGTTAGAGCACGATGGGAGGCACGGTTAAAGCTCTACAAGCAGATCCACGATCTCGAGAGCAAAATGATAGATACATCTGTCAACGATGAACATGGACATCCGATACGCATCTCCAGCACAGTACTGCAGTGGAGTTCCATTTCATTTGAGGATTACGTTTCATCGGGCGTAGCTGGTATGTTCCTAGAGGATTCTATAGCCACTGCTAGTGACCTGTACTTCCGTGCTATAGTCATACGCGGCTCGGCTAAACTTGAAAGCTATATTTGTGTACCATGTCGGTATCCGGATGCATCACCGCTGTGGTCGTTCTCATTACACTGGAATGGCAAGCATACGTCGGTATCGAACAGCTCAGTGAGG GAAATGGAATACTGGTGCAACAGTTTGTCGGCACTGGAACACTCGTGTGACATTCTACCGAAACAATTAAAACGAGCAATGTCCTGCTTGGATATCTACCTGGAAACCGAAGGACCTTACTACGCGCCAGCAGAGTTTACACAGGACAAAAGCTTTCTCAAACCTTTCCGGGGTCGCACAAGAGCACAACCCTTTCGAATTGCACCAAACGGTAGCAGTTCCTTGTTTACTCAAATTTAA